The following coding sequences are from one Lolium rigidum isolate FL_2022 chromosome 6, APGP_CSIRO_Lrig_0.1, whole genome shotgun sequence window:
- the LOC124667470 gene encoding uncharacterized protein LOC124667470 → MAFSKTLAVFMCVVLASLAFVPQDVLAARGLPEANGRDLKGVYRGWPYRPGQPYRTHLPAPEGGYGGGGYGGPQKPQHP, encoded by the exons ATGGCTTTCTCCAAAACCTTGGCCGTGTTCATGTGCGTGGTCCTGGCCTCGCTCGCGTTCGTCCCGCAGGACGTGCTCGCCGCAAGAGGGCTCCCTGAAGCCAACGGCC GTGATCTGAAGGGTGTATATAGGGGATGGCCATATCGGCCTGGCCAGCCCTACCGCACTCACTTGCCAGCCCCTGAAGGTGGATATGGTGGCGGTGGCTATGGCGGGCCACAAAAGCCACAGCATCCTTAG